The following are encoded together in the Planctobacterium marinum genome:
- the alr gene encoding alanine racemase: MSRPAAMIINLDALRHNLSIAKRCSPLSKIVAVLKANAYGHGAVEVAFAIQDHVEMFAVSSIEEAMQLREAGLAKPVLLLEGCFSASELNLASKHDFSVVFHSEYQINALEKQTLDKPLSAWLKIDTGMHRLGIYASSGLRLYQRLKDSDKTQNVVTLMTHMASADLLNEPYTEQQLTEFKQVKKAIIANGERQISTSIGNSGTILGWPEGRSDYIRPGIMLYGLSPFNEAHPDADQLQPVMTLQSKIIAIRNIDAGERVGYGSTWQAQQPSRVATVAIGYGDGYPRNAKSGTPVLVREKRAYLAGRVSMDMLSIDITHIPEVRIGDTVTLWGESLSANEVANWADTIGYELVTRMPLRVPKTYLLSESGQ, translated from the coding sequence ATGTCTCGTCCTGCTGCAATGATCATTAATCTGGATGCCCTGCGTCACAATTTATCTATCGCCAAACGTTGCAGTCCGTTGAGTAAAATCGTGGCAGTTTTAAAAGCCAATGCTTATGGTCATGGAGCGGTAGAGGTGGCATTTGCCATACAAGACCACGTGGAGATGTTCGCAGTATCCAGTATTGAGGAAGCGATGCAGTTGCGTGAGGCTGGGTTAGCCAAGCCAGTTCTTTTATTGGAAGGCTGTTTTAGCGCCAGTGAATTGAACCTGGCATCAAAGCATGATTTTTCTGTGGTGTTTCACAGTGAATATCAGATAAACGCACTGGAAAAACAAACTCTGGATAAGCCCTTGTCGGCTTGGTTAAAAATAGATACAGGTATGCATCGTCTTGGGATTTATGCCAGCTCAGGTTTGCGTTTGTATCAGCGCTTAAAAGACTCGGATAAAACCCAAAATGTGGTCACTTTAATGACCCACATGGCAAGTGCTGATCTACTCAACGAACCCTATACAGAGCAACAGCTCACAGAGTTTAAACAGGTAAAAAAAGCCATTATTGCAAATGGAGAGCGGCAAATTTCCACTAGTATCGGCAACTCCGGAACCATTTTAGGCTGGCCAGAGGGACGCAGTGATTATATTCGTCCGGGGATTATGTTGTATGGATTGTCGCCATTTAACGAAGCACATCCTGATGCAGATCAACTGCAGCCGGTGATGACTTTACAATCAAAAATTATCGCTATCCGCAATATTGATGCGGGCGAGAGGGTTGGTTATGGCAGCACCTGGCAAGCGCAGCAGCCCTCCCGAGTGGCCACCGTGGCTATTGGCTATGGAGATGGTTACCCGCGCAATGCGAAAAGTGGCACGCCAGTCCTGGTTCGGGAAAAGCGCGCTTATCTTGCGGGCAGAGTATCGATGGATATGCTCAGCATTGATATCACTCACATACCCGAAGTGCGTATTGGAGACACAGTGACTTTGTGGGGAGAATCATTAAGTGCCAACGAAGTGGCAAACTGGGCCGATACCATCGGCTATGAGCTTGTTACCCGCATGCCTCTTAGAGTTCCCAAAACCTATTTGCTTTCCGAGTCGGGACAATAA
- a CDS encoding aminotransferase class IV produces the protein MNTVFLNGTFMPLEEARISPLDRGFLFGEGLYEVLPCYGNRMIAWQWHKERLTQGLQALDIKLQYDWQQLQDFCQQLTQYNPEPDQGIYIHITRGAEEKRFHGWHNNAEPTIFMMTFPIPTLTEPDFDQCKPLRLGLEQDLRWRNCHIKSTSLLGNVLHFQSAQQEGLNEVLLLGDDGTITEASTSNVFICKDNEVHTPPLSSALLPGITRRIIMDILDRHSALTLQESVITQDMLFTADEVWLTSSTKGVVPVVEVAGKTIADGKPGKHWLDTARLYFQHRFDY, from the coding sequence TTGAATACCGTATTTTTAAATGGCACTTTTATGCCTCTGGAAGAAGCGCGAATTTCTCCGCTAGACAGAGGTTTTTTATTTGGTGAGGGACTATATGAAGTGCTCCCTTGCTATGGCAACCGTATGATTGCCTGGCAGTGGCATAAAGAGCGATTAACACAGGGGCTTCAAGCACTGGATATAAAGTTGCAGTATGACTGGCAACAACTGCAGGATTTCTGCCAGCAATTGACCCAATATAATCCTGAACCTGATCAAGGCATTTATATTCATATTACGCGAGGGGCAGAAGAAAAGCGTTTTCACGGTTGGCATAACAATGCTGAACCTACCATCTTCATGATGACCTTCCCAATTCCGACACTTACAGAGCCTGACTTTGATCAGTGTAAACCACTTCGATTAGGGCTTGAGCAAGATCTCCGTTGGCGCAATTGCCATATTAAATCGACATCCTTATTGGGTAATGTGCTGCACTTTCAAAGCGCTCAGCAAGAGGGCTTAAATGAAGTGTTATTGCTGGGGGATGATGGCACCATCACTGAAGCAAGCACCAGTAATGTTTTTATTTGCAAAGATAACGAGGTGCATACGCCCCCGTTGAGTTCAGCGTTGTTACCTGGTATTACCCGCCGTATCATCATGGACATACTGGACCGTCATTCTGCATTGACCTTGCAAGAATCAGTGATAACCCAAGATATGCTTTTTACAGCTGATGAAGTTTGGCTTACCAGCTCCACAAAGGGAGTGGTGCCAGTGGTGGAAGTTGCAGGTAAAACTATTGCGGATGGCAAGCCCGGTAAACACTGGTTAGATACCGCCCGTTTGTATTTTCAACATCGATTTGATTATTGA
- a CDS encoding biotin-dependent carboxyltransferase family protein, translated as MPLISEQNSHLKIVNPGINTQVQDSGRIGYLFSGVAPAGFMEPRAAYTANRLCGNPIGLPLLEIPMGNFSCIVQANSTISVTGAEATLEINGNIRHCWQSVQVQEGDELSISATRKGTWVYLGIRGGFKVKPVLGSCATNQREKLGGLDGKGSPLKRGDTIPCFSSEQQVAMSAQHIGAQYFDDETHILRLIPGAQYAQLSKIQRRVLFQTGFTLSRDFNRMGYRLDTSTKVLTQLPKITPDAIAYGAVQIPPSGKPIILLNDRQSLGGYCKPGSVISPDCHRLLQSPPGTKVRFALIRPSIAQQLVKDYWANIQKLPILPM; from the coding sequence TTGCCGTTGATTAGTGAGCAAAACAGCCATCTGAAAATAGTAAATCCCGGTATTAATACCCAGGTTCAGGACAGTGGACGCATTGGCTATTTGTTTTCTGGAGTTGCTCCTGCCGGGTTTATGGAGCCGAGGGCCGCTTATACTGCCAATCGCTTGTGTGGCAACCCTATAGGTTTGCCACTGCTGGAAATTCCCATGGGTAATTTCAGCTGTATTGTTCAGGCCAATAGTACGATTTCTGTGACAGGGGCTGAGGCAACGTTAGAGATTAACGGCAATATCCGTCATTGTTGGCAAAGTGTGCAAGTACAGGAAGGAGATGAACTGTCTATTTCTGCAACCAGAAAGGGAACCTGGGTTTACCTGGGTATCCGCGGCGGATTTAAGGTTAAACCCGTACTGGGAAGTTGTGCTACCAATCAACGAGAAAAATTAGGGGGCCTGGATGGTAAAGGCAGCCCGTTAAAAAGGGGCGATACTATTCCCTGTTTTTCTAGCGAACAACAAGTCGCTATGAGTGCTCAGCACATTGGCGCACAATATTTTGATGATGAAACGCACATTTTGCGCTTGATACCGGGGGCTCAGTACGCACAGCTCAGCAAAATTCAGCGAAGAGTGCTTTTCCAAACCGGTTTCACCTTGAGTCGTGATTTCAACCGTATGGGGTATCGCCTGGATACTTCCACCAAGGTGCTGACTCAACTGCCTAAAATTACTCCGGATGCGATTGCCTATGGCGCTGTGCAAATCCCTCCGTCCGGCAAGCCCATCATTTTGTTAAACGACAGACAATCTCTGGGAGGTTACTGTAAACCCGGAAGTGTTATTTCACCTGACTGCCATAGGCTGCTACAATCGCCGCCGGGAACCAAAGTACGGTTTGCATTAATACGACCGTCTATTGCACAGCAATTGGTAAAGGATTATTGGGCTAACATTCAAAAGCTACCAATACTTCCCATGTGA
- a CDS encoding 5-oxoprolinase subunit B family protein, with amino-acid sequence MKFSFTLSGENAIKVSAHNVVSSDATFYASLRVFIRQQNYLWLQDAVAAEASVTLFFNVFAISYLEVKSQLKSSLTQFDFQTGKQSPSLLTLPVHYGGEFGPDLEWVAESCAMTVKEVIQAHQDAIFTVTAVGFSPGFGYLKGLPKPLRLARRAEPRIRVPAGTVAIAEQYSAIYPQDSPGGWHLIGRCDESLFDITLPKPALFEVGQNVRFIAVD; translated from the coding sequence ATGAAATTCAGTTTTACCCTCAGTGGTGAAAACGCCATAAAGGTATCTGCTCATAATGTTGTATCTTCGGATGCGACTTTTTATGCCAGCTTACGAGTCTTTATTCGACAACAAAACTATCTTTGGTTGCAAGATGCAGTGGCCGCTGAGGCGTCAGTGACGTTGTTTTTCAATGTATTTGCCATTTCCTATTTAGAGGTTAAATCACAACTTAAAAGCAGTTTGACACAGTTTGATTTCCAAACTGGCAAGCAATCACCCTCTTTACTGACATTGCCTGTGCACTACGGCGGGGAGTTTGGACCAGATCTGGAATGGGTAGCGGAGTCCTGTGCTATGACAGTAAAAGAGGTGATTCAAGCGCACCAGGATGCCATTTTTACCGTCACCGCAGTGGGTTTTTCTCCGGGGTTTGGCTATCTCAAAGGATTGCCTAAGCCGCTGAGACTAGCAAGGCGAGCAGAGCCGCGTATTAGAGTGCCAGCTGGTACGGTGGCCATTGCAGAGCAATACTCTGCAATTTATCCTCAGGATTCACCCGGTGGTTGGCACCTGATTGGGCGCTGTGATGAAAGCTTGTTTGATATTACTTTACCAAAACCGGCATTGTTTGAAGTGGGGCAGAACGTGAGGTTTATTGCCGTTGATTAG
- a CDS encoding 5-oxoprolinase subunit PxpA translates to MTESRKSLLINCDMGESFGTWQMGQDQEIMPYIDMANIACGFHAGDANVMQRTVMLALQYNVKIGAHPAYPDLQGFGRRSMTLAKGEIRALMCYQLGALEGITKACGGSLHHVKPHGALYNDMMRDKDTLLQVIQAVSDYDEELLLVLQATSRNQEHQELAAEYGVNLCFEAFSDRAYQDDGLLVPRNQQGALLSKDEAIAQARAIMQQGKVSSVRGTELTMQIDTLCIHGDGSDALPIARQLYEQKIKDQ, encoded by the coding sequence ATGACTGAATCACGTAAATCATTACTCATTAATTGCGATATGGGAGAATCATTTGGTACCTGGCAAATGGGGCAGGACCAGGAAATTATGCCTTATATTGATATGGCCAATATTGCCTGTGGTTTTCATGCGGGTGATGCCAACGTGATGCAGCGAACCGTGATGTTGGCGTTGCAGTACAATGTTAAGATCGGAGCGCATCCGGCTTATCCCGATTTACAGGGCTTTGGTCGCCGTTCAATGACATTAGCAAAAGGCGAAATACGTGCACTTATGTGTTATCAGTTGGGAGCGTTGGAAGGCATAACAAAAGCCTGTGGTGGCAGTCTGCATCACGTCAAACCTCATGGCGCCTTGTACAATGACATGATGCGAGACAAAGATACTTTGTTGCAAGTGATTCAGGCAGTCAGCGATTATGATGAAGAACTCTTGTTGGTTTTGCAGGCGACCAGCCGAAATCAAGAGCACCAGGAACTGGCCGCGGAATATGGTGTCAATCTCTGCTTTGAAGCATTTTCTGACAGGGCTTATCAAGATGATGGTTTATTGGTACCGCGTAACCAGCAAGGCGCACTATTATCAAAAGACGAAGCCATAGCCCAGGCAAGAGCCATTATGCAACAGGGTAAAGTGTCTAGTGTAAGGGGGACCGAGCTTACCATGCAGATAGATACCTTGTGTATTCATGGTGATGGCAGCGATGCGTTACCCATCGCTCGCCAGCTCTATGAACAAAAAATTAAGGACCAATAG
- a CDS encoding alpha/beta fold hydrolase: protein MIDKVTPSGKSKLRKTSWQDHNAVLDYFKPKALFKHFDPECIEDYVQSAVKPEGKGAQLAYQREVETAIFRNIPHNLNLFRNKLTVPAKLFTAQYTNACFPPMVKRLLKQQPKLEHELIKGVGHMFPLEKPQLTAQLIADTLCTWQRETNSND, encoded by the coding sequence TTGATTGACAAAGTAACACCATCAGGAAAATCGAAACTGCGTAAAACCAGTTGGCAAGACCACAATGCCGTATTGGATTATTTTAAACCAAAAGCGCTGTTCAAACATTTTGACCCTGAGTGCATTGAAGATTACGTGCAATCTGCGGTAAAACCCGAAGGCAAAGGCGCACAACTGGCTTATCAGCGAGAGGTAGAAACTGCGATTTTTCGTAATATTCCTCACAACCTTAACTTATTTCGCAACAAGTTGACGGTACCTGCCAAGTTATTTACCGCGCAATATACCAATGCCTGTTTTCCCCCCATGGTGAAAAGATTATTGAAGCAGCAACCGAAGCTGGAGCATGAACTCATTAAAGGAGTCGGGCACATGTTTCCATTGGAAAAACCACAGCTCACTGCACAGCTGATCGCAGATACCTTGTGCACATGGCAAAGAGAGACAAATTCCAATGACTGA
- a CDS encoding alpha/beta fold hydrolase, translating into MSLATMKSSSEMALKLHFAHANGFPASSYQKLWRFFPDGFEVIAQEKFGHDSRFPVNDNWHNQVNELIHFLEANAGQPVYLVGHSFGGVISFLVSCQRPDLVKGLIMLDPPIMVGLMSHVFRILKKRR; encoded by the coding sequence ATGAGTTTAGCAACAATGAAATCGTCATCAGAAATGGCACTGAAATTACATTTTGCCCATGCCAATGGGTTTCCCGCCAGCAGCTATCAAAAATTATGGCGCTTTTTTCCGGATGGTTTTGAGGTTATCGCACAGGAAAAATTCGGCCATGACAGCCGCTTCCCGGTAAACGACAATTGGCATAACCAAGTGAACGAATTAATTCATTTCCTGGAGGCCAATGCCGGGCAGCCGGTGTATCTGGTGGGGCACTCATTTGGCGGAGTGATATCTTTCCTGGTGAGTTGCCAGCGGCCAGACCTGGTTAAAGGTTTGATCATGTTAGATCCACCTATCATGGTAGGGTTGATGAGTCATGTGTTTCGCATACTCAAAAAACGCCGTTGA
- a CDS encoding AraC family transcriptional regulator yields MHVPAHYITHIGALLQDMAVEPKVWLDSCKASHALLCDDSLWIPKEQYEQLMQQAVAIAPQPDIGLQLGNRLGIGSHGLLGYGLLNCEDLAQAARLLDRYLVTRTPFIRTAIHEQPNSFDIEIGSNFMDPAVHRSFCEVVLVTLANLFTMVSGQSNMNNIIKAVHFDVAQPEYHKNISRYLPVPHVFEQDSCVIRLEKAWLHNHFSQADAIALKQLTQQFEQQLSQIRGTQQRDYTSMVISVLEQDSQHIPSIATVANLLSVTPRTLHRRLQDEGTQFRSLLVATKKAQAEKYLVESNMPVEQVAWALGYEDVANFRRAFKTWSNMTPIEFRNKYRNRHRSQE; encoded by the coding sequence ATGCACGTACCTGCTCATTACATTACTCATATTGGCGCGTTACTGCAGGACATGGCAGTGGAGCCCAAGGTCTGGCTTGATTCGTGTAAAGCCAGTCATGCATTGCTCTGCGACGATTCGTTATGGATCCCCAAAGAGCAATACGAGCAATTAATGCAGCAGGCTGTGGCTATCGCCCCGCAGCCTGATATCGGGTTGCAGTTGGGCAATCGTCTCGGCATTGGTAGTCATGGTTTGCTGGGCTATGGCTTGTTAAATTGCGAAGATCTTGCGCAGGCAGCGCGCTTGTTAGACCGCTATCTGGTAACCCGAACGCCTTTTATCAGAACCGCCATTCACGAACAGCCGAACTCCTTTGATATTGAGATTGGTTCAAACTTTATGGACCCTGCTGTACACCGCTCTTTTTGTGAGGTGGTATTAGTGACTTTGGCCAACCTCTTTACTATGGTGTCTGGCCAATCCAACATGAACAACATTATCAAGGCCGTGCATTTTGATGTGGCGCAACCTGAATACCACAAAAACATTTCTCGGTATTTACCTGTTCCTCATGTTTTTGAGCAAGACAGCTGCGTGATAAGGTTAGAAAAAGCTTGGTTGCACAATCATTTTAGTCAGGCGGATGCCATTGCGCTTAAGCAGCTCACTCAACAATTTGAACAGCAACTGAGCCAGATAAGAGGCACGCAGCAAAGGGATTACACAAGTATGGTGATATCTGTCTTGGAACAAGATAGTCAGCATATTCCTTCAATTGCGACGGTAGCGAACCTTTTATCCGTTACACCACGTACTTTACATCGACGTTTGCAAGATGAGGGTACTCAGTTTCGCTCGCTTTTAGTGGCAACAAAAAAGGCCCAGGCTGAGAAATATTTAGTAGAATCCAATATGCCAGTAGAACAAGTTGCCTGGGCACTAGGCTATGAAGATGTAGCTAACTTTCGGCGCGCCTTTAAAACCTGGTCAAACATGACGCCCATCGAGTTTCGCAATAAATATCGCAACAGGCATCGCAGCCAAGAGTAG